From Sphingomonas nostoxanthinifaciens, a single genomic window includes:
- a CDS encoding FeoA family protein, giving the protein MRLDQLPPRHPSRIAAIDWASVGEREGKRLRELGFDHGVAIEALHHGAFQGPIACRVGRMTIALRRRLAASVTVEPA; this is encoded by the coding sequence GTGCGCCTCGACCAGCTTCCTCCCCGCCATCCTTCCCGCATCGCTGCGATCGACTGGGCGAGCGTGGGCGAGCGCGAGGGCAAGCGCCTGCGCGAGCTCGGCTTCGACCACGGCGTGGCGATCGAGGCGCTGCACCACGGCGCGTTCCAGGGGCCGATCGCGTGCCGCGTCGGCCGCATGACGATCGCGCTGCGGCGACGTCTGGCCGCGTCGGTGACCGTCGAACCCGCATGA
- the rnhA gene encoding ribonuclease HI codes for MSELPQVAMATDGACKGNPGPGGWGVVLRMGTAEKELSGGEILTTNNRMELMAAIRGLEALTRPCHVTLSTDSRYVMDGLTKWLKGWQRNGWKTAARQPVKNADLWQELIAAAAPHRIAWEWVKGHAGHPENERADRLASDAAVAATRR; via the coding sequence ATGAGCGAGCTGCCGCAGGTGGCGATGGCGACCGATGGCGCGTGCAAGGGCAATCCCGGCCCCGGTGGCTGGGGCGTCGTGCTGCGCATGGGGACGGCCGAGAAGGAATTGTCGGGCGGCGAGATTCTCACCACCAACAATCGCATGGAATTGATGGCCGCGATCCGCGGGCTGGAGGCGCTGACCCGCCCCTGCCACGTGACCCTGTCGACCGACAGTCGCTACGTGATGGACGGACTGACCAAGTGGCTGAAGGGCTGGCAGCGCAACGGCTGGAAGACCGCCGCGCGCCAGCCGGTCAAGAATGCCGACCTGTGGCAGGAACTGATCGCCGCCGCCGCCCCGCACCGGATCGCGTGGGAATGGGTCAAGGGCCATGCCGGCCATCCCGAAAACGAACGTGCCGATCGGCTGGCGAGCGACGCGGCGGTGGCGGCAACGCGGCGTTAG
- the thrB gene encoding homoserine kinase yields the protein MAVYTHVSAEELADLLGRYDVGTLVSAKGIAEGVENSNYLVDTTEGRFILTLYEKRVDAGDLPFFMALLDHLAAKGLAVPPAIKDRAGQAIQQLCGRAACLIRFLPGVSLSQPTRAQATAAGDALGQLHRAVADFGESRANSMGQPTWAGLYERCGTSLDTISPGLHADLGLAIGELAATWDREGLDRCAIHADLFSDNVLMIGDDVTGLIDFYFACTDIRLYDLAVMHAAWSFDATGMQHDSAIGDGLIAGYSRYFPLNDDERSAFRDMAVGACIRFTLSRAWDWLNTPADALVTRKDPLAFWRRLKIYDPALAARCGTLA from the coding sequence ATGGCCGTCTATACCCACGTCTCCGCCGAGGAATTGGCGGACCTGCTCGGCCGCTACGACGTCGGCACGCTCGTCTCGGCCAAGGGCATCGCCGAGGGTGTGGAGAACAGCAATTATCTGGTCGACACGACCGAAGGCCGCTTCATCCTGACGCTCTACGAGAAGCGCGTCGATGCGGGCGACCTGCCCTTCTTCATGGCCTTGCTCGATCATCTGGCGGCTAAGGGGCTGGCGGTGCCGCCGGCGATCAAGGATCGCGCGGGCCAGGCGATCCAGCAATTGTGCGGACGGGCGGCCTGCCTGATCCGCTTCCTGCCGGGCGTGTCGCTGTCACAGCCGACGCGCGCGCAGGCGACCGCCGCCGGCGACGCGCTGGGGCAATTGCATCGCGCCGTGGCCGATTTCGGCGAATCCCGCGCGAACTCGATGGGACAACCCACCTGGGCGGGCCTGTACGAGCGATGCGGCACCAGCCTCGATACGATAAGCCCCGGCCTCCATGCCGATCTCGGGCTGGCGATCGGCGAACTGGCGGCGACATGGGATCGCGAGGGACTCGACCGGTGCGCCATCCATGCCGACCTGTTCTCCGACAACGTATTGATGATCGGCGACGACGTGACCGGGCTGATCGATTTCTATTTCGCCTGCACCGACATCCGCCTCTATGATCTAGCGGTGATGCACGCCGCCTGGTCGTTCGACGCGACCGGCATGCAGCATGATTCGGCGATCGGGGATGGCCTGATCGCGGGCTATTCGAGATATTTTCCATTGAACGATGACGAACGATCCGCCTTCCGCGACATGGCGGTGGGCGCCTGCATCCGCTTCACCTTGTCGCGGGCGTGGGACTGGCTCAACACGCCGGCCGACGCACTGGTGACGCGCAAGGATCCGCTGGCCTTCTGGCGGCGGCTGAAAATCTACGACCCCGCGCTGGCCGCGCGCTGCGGGACGCTGGCATGA
- the ispH gene encoding 4-hydroxy-3-methylbut-2-enyl diphosphate reductase encodes MDRVSPPQGSKPPLDLLIAAPRGFCAGVDRAIRIVELTIKKLGPPVYVRHEIVHNKHVVDALKAKGAVFVEELDEVPDGRPVVFSAHGVPKAVPHKAATRGLDFVDATCPLVSKVHREAERQVAADRHILFIGHRGHPEVIGTLGQVPEGKMTLVETLADAEAIAPPDPDRLAFLTQTTLSVDDTSDIVAALRRRFPTIEGPRGEDICYATSNRQAAVKEIAPLCDAMLVIGAANSSNSVRLAEVAERAGARAKLIPCVEALDLNWLAGVRTLGITAGASAPEALVRALVDHLKTLYDVCEREVAGRLETMTFKLPRGLEAA; translated from the coding sequence GTGGACCGCGTCTCTCCCCCCCAAGGGTCCAAGCCGCCGCTTGACCTGCTGATCGCCGCGCCACGAGGCTTCTGCGCCGGGGTCGATCGCGCCATCCGCATCGTCGAACTGACGATCAAGAAGCTCGGGCCGCCCGTCTACGTCCGCCACGAGATCGTCCACAACAAGCATGTCGTCGATGCGCTGAAGGCCAAGGGCGCGGTGTTCGTCGAGGAGCTGGACGAGGTGCCCGACGGGCGCCCGGTGGTCTTCTCCGCGCACGGCGTACCCAAGGCGGTGCCGCACAAGGCCGCGACGCGCGGGCTCGACTTCGTCGATGCGACCTGCCCGCTGGTGTCCAAGGTCCATCGCGAGGCCGAACGGCAGGTGGCCGCCGACCGGCATATCCTGTTCATCGGCCATCGCGGCCATCCCGAGGTGATAGGCACGCTCGGCCAGGTGCCCGAGGGCAAGATGACGCTGGTGGAGACGCTGGCGGACGCCGAGGCGATCGCCCCCCCCGATCCCGATCGCCTCGCCTTCCTGACCCAGACGACGTTGTCGGTCGACGACACGAGCGACATCGTCGCGGCATTGCGCCGCCGTTTCCCCACGATCGAGGGGCCGCGCGGCGAGGACATCTGCTACGCCACGTCGAACCGGCAGGCGGCGGTGAAGGAGATCGCGCCCCTGTGCGACGCCATGCTGGTGATCGGCGCGGCCAATTCGTCCAACTCGGTCCGGCTGGCCGAGGTCGCCGAACGCGCCGGCGCGCGCGCGAAGCTGATCCCCTGCGTCGAGGCGCTCGATCTGAACTGGCTCGCCGGGGTGCGCACGCTCGGCATCACTGCCGGCGCCTCCGCGCCCGAGGCGCTGGTGCGCGCGCTCGTCGATCATCTCAAGACGCTCTACGACGTGTGCGAGCGCGAGGTCGCGGGACGGCTGGAGACGATGACCTTCAAGCTGCCGCGCGGCCTGGAAGCCGCCTAA
- a CDS encoding dicarboxylate/amino acid:cation symporter: MQHDTTAPRRPLWTHLYAQVIVAIVAGVIVGHVWPAFGASLKPLGDGFVKLVRMIIAPVIFLTIVSGIAHLRELGAVARIAGKAFAYFLTLSTAALIIGLIVANVVQPGAGMHIDPATLDASKVATYAAKAHDQTITGFLLAIIPDTMLSALAGGEILQVLFVAILTGIAIGFVGEPARPLMDLVGAAEKVVFRIVGILMKAAPIGAFGAMAFTIGQYGVGVLVNLAGLVACFYLTSLLFVLVVLGLVARATGFSILRLIRYLVPELLLVLGTSSSEAALPSLIEKMERAGCATPVVGLVVPTGYSFNLDGTNIYMTLAALFIAQACGIHLSWGEQALLLGVAMLSSKGAAGVTGAGFITLAATLSIVPSLPVAGMALILGVDRFMSECRSLTNFIGNAVATIVVARWEGALDRERLAEALGGN, encoded by the coding sequence ATGCAGCACGACACGACCGCCCCACGCCGCCCGCTCTGGACCCACCTCTACGCGCAGGTGATCGTGGCGATCGTCGCCGGCGTGATCGTCGGCCACGTCTGGCCCGCGTTTGGCGCCAGCCTCAAGCCGCTGGGCGACGGCTTCGTGAAGCTGGTGCGGATGATCATCGCGCCGGTGATCTTCCTGACGATCGTCTCGGGCATCGCCCATCTGCGCGAACTGGGCGCGGTGGCGCGGATCGCCGGCAAGGCGTTCGCCTACTTCCTCACGCTGTCCACCGCCGCGCTCATCATCGGCCTGATCGTGGCGAACGTCGTCCAGCCGGGCGCGGGCATGCATATCGATCCGGCGACGCTCGACGCGTCGAAGGTCGCGACCTACGCCGCCAAGGCGCACGACCAGACGATCACCGGCTTCCTGCTCGCGATCATCCCCGACACGATGCTGAGCGCGCTTGCCGGCGGGGAGATCCTGCAGGTGCTGTTCGTCGCGATCCTGACCGGGATCGCCATCGGCTTCGTCGGCGAGCCGGCGCGGCCGCTGATGGATCTGGTCGGCGCGGCCGAGAAGGTGGTGTTCCGCATCGTCGGCATCCTGATGAAGGCGGCGCCGATCGGCGCGTTCGGCGCGATGGCCTTCACCATCGGCCAATATGGCGTGGGGGTGCTGGTCAACCTCGCCGGGTTGGTCGCCTGCTTCTACCTGACGTCGTTGCTGTTCGTGCTGGTGGTGCTGGGGCTCGTCGCGCGCGCCACCGGCTTCTCAATCCTGCGGCTGATCCGCTATCTCGTGCCCGAACTGCTGCTCGTGCTCGGCACCTCCTCGTCCGAGGCAGCGCTGCCGAGCCTGATCGAGAAGATGGAGCGCGCGGGGTGCGCGACGCCGGTGGTCGGCCTGGTCGTTCCGACCGGCTATTCGTTCAACCTCGACGGCACCAACATCTACATGACGCTCGCCGCGTTGTTCATCGCACAGGCGTGCGGCATCCACCTGTCGTGGGGCGAGCAGGCGCTGCTGCTGGGCGTGGCGATGCTGTCGTCGAAGGGCGCGGCGGGCGTCACCGGTGCGGGTTTCATCACGCTGGCGGCGACTTTGTCGATCGTCCCGTCGCTGCCGGTCGCGGGGATGGCGCTGATCCTCGGCGTCGACCGCTTCATGAGCGAGTGCCGCAGCCTGACCAACTTCATCGGCAATGCGGTGGCGACGATCGTGGTGGCGCGCTGGGAAGGCGCGCTCGACCGCGAGCGGTTGGCGGAGGCCTTGGGCGGCAACTGA